CACCTCAGCCCCGCTCAATGGGCGGCAACCCTGCATTGGATTGGTCTGTAACATGCTGTTTCCTGTGTCATTTTTTACAATGTCCTCGGTGCGGATAAACCTCGCACCCTCTTTTCAGGCTCCAAACGGATTTTTTCAGACGCCCGAACCACTCCCGAAACCATGCCCCACCTGCCTCAAAGAGGCACAGGCATTCCCTCGGGCTTCAAATTGGGTCAGATTGTGAAACCAATCCATCTTGAAGGCTCGCTTCCCTCCGCTCAAAAGCAATGTTTGCCATGGTTTTAAAAAAAGTTTCAGACGAAGCGGATTCCACATCAGCAACAACATAAACCTTGCCGTTAGATAAAATTTCCTTGACCACTCTGAGCCGTTGCCCATCTTGCACTTTAGTATAAATTCGCATAGCTATGCCGCCTCCTTGAGTCGCTCTGCTTCCAGAATTTTCACATCAAACCCGGTCAAACCGGAACACATGGCCAGAAACCGACGAAACGTATTGCCCGAATTCAACACAGCCCTGTCACCGTGCAATATGCCCTCATGGGCACCGAGCAGGATACACCCACGCGTGTCCCCAACAACATTCCCGGCATGAAACAGGATGTGCGACCGCCCGGGAACATTGTTGACTTCAAACGTCCGGCCAAACCGAGGGGAGTCCACAATCCCGCATTCGTACTCACCAGCCGGGATACAGGAAATATTGACGGCATTGCCCTTGTCCATCGGTTCCAGAGTCGAGGCAAACGGCATTCCGTCAACCAGCATCACACCAAACGTCCCGTCCTGGTCCTCGTCGTATCGAATAATCGTGAC
This DNA window, taken from Pseudodesulfovibrio sp. JC047, encodes the following:
- a CDS encoding DUF5675 family protein, whose translation is MKVTIIRYDEDQDGTFGVMLVDGMPFASTLEPMDKGNAVNISCIPAGEYECGIVDSPRFGRTFEVNNVPGRSHILFHAGNVVGDTRGCILLGAHEGILHGDRAVLNSGNTFRRFLAMCSGLTGFDVKILEAERLKEAA